GCCCATCTTCTGCGACAGCTTCGAGCTCATGTTGCCCAGTCGCACGGCGGCTGCGGTGCGCAGCGGCAGGCGGGCTGGGTCTGCACCTGGAGTGTTCGGCAAGCGACTTCCTGCACGGTCAGGGGTGGGGGAGTGCCCCGATGCTACCGGGGGCGGTTGCCGTCCAGCTCCCGCAGGGTCCTGATCAGGTCCACCGTGCTGAGCTGGCACAACTGCGCCATGTACTCCAGCGCGGGCAGGTCCAGGTGCACCTCGGGGGAGTGCCCCGGCACGAGCTGCGCCAGTCGGCCCTGCGCCCACCGCCGCAGCGGCAGCAGCTGCGGTCGCGTGTCGGCGACGACCGCGCTGAGGTTCACCGCCAGGTGACCCGCCGGCGCGTCCCCGAACACACGTTCGTGTACCCGGGCCAACACCTGGTGCGCGGGGACGCCCAGGGCGACGCAGATCTCGACCAACCGGACCACCGAGCACTGGCGCGTGCCCAGCTCGTAGGTGGCCAGGGTTTGCAGCGAGATGTCGCTCTGCAGCCGTCGGTTGAGCTC
This region of Saccharothrix longispora genomic DNA includes:
- a CDS encoding helix-turn-helix domain-containing protein produces the protein MQIDTAAYQRVLGDELRSLRKQRGWTRKELNRRLQSDISLQTLATYELGTRQCSVVRLVEICVALGVPAHQVLARVHERVFGDAPAGHLAVNLSAVVADTRPQLLPLRRWAQGRLAQLVPGHSPEVHLDLPALEYMAQLCQLSTVDLIRTLRELDGNRPR